One stretch of Streptomyces hygroscopicus DNA includes these proteins:
- a CDS encoding serine/threonine protein kinase, with product MSDEGHLIAGRYRLVEKIGRGGMGTVWRAEDELLGRQVAVKQLYVSPHLAEDELTTLHERTRREARSAARITHPNVVVVHDVVDHYGLPCIVMEYVPSTTLADLLKNGARVAPDEAARIGRGMIAALRAAHAAGVLHRDVKPGNVLLGPEGRVVLTDFGIAMATGTSTLTKTGEVVGSIDYIAPERVRGRKPGPASDLWALGATLYQAVEGRPPFRKATAIETGYAIAVDPLDPPQQAGALGPLIERLLAKEPELRPSAEETERALRLPAAEAETTSLSPPPLDATMNLSTRREPGAATGGTTSTTSNASPNPPTTSTPYSHTAHTPSTPHTPSAPNAQHTPSTPHPSDPRLPHHPPGTGNTPRTGNTPGTGNIPGQQHTPPTSTPFTASTPSMTTQTPASPPAPAPVRKSRKAVRTAVAASLAVVTVAGGVYLFGFDHDNGQKNGGGQSSATDKPSAPANKPYTPPSGYHIVTEKKFGFSLPIPDGWSRQEQSDPDGNTVDRTQEVRYLAPNGLVGLRINVLDFASGDQVQHFEDLEVGFKDKKAYPIYERLRLQETKYQGLPAAIWEFKFRGEVRMYRAIDLGFGKEGEKEYAIYLSGPDADWGTYRPIFDEVRNGFRILS from the coding sequence GTGTCGGACGAAGGCCACCTGATAGCCGGACGTTACCGCCTGGTCGAGAAGATCGGCCGTGGCGGCATGGGCACGGTGTGGCGCGCGGAGGACGAACTGCTGGGCCGCCAGGTGGCGGTCAAGCAGCTCTACGTCTCTCCGCACCTCGCCGAGGACGAGCTGACGACGCTGCATGAACGCACCCGCCGCGAGGCGCGCAGCGCGGCCCGTATCACCCACCCCAACGTGGTCGTGGTCCATGACGTGGTGGACCACTACGGACTGCCGTGCATCGTCATGGAGTACGTGCCCTCCACGACCCTCGCCGACCTGCTGAAGAACGGCGCACGGGTCGCCCCCGACGAGGCCGCCCGCATCGGCCGCGGAATGATCGCCGCCCTGCGCGCCGCGCACGCGGCCGGGGTGCTGCACCGGGACGTCAAGCCCGGCAATGTACTGCTCGGCCCCGAAGGCCGGGTCGTGCTCACGGACTTCGGCATCGCGATGGCCACCGGCACCTCGACGCTGACCAAGACCGGCGAGGTCGTCGGCTCCATCGACTACATCGCGCCCGAGCGGGTCAGGGGCCGCAAACCCGGCCCCGCGTCGGACCTCTGGGCGCTGGGGGCGACGCTCTACCAGGCGGTCGAGGGGCGGCCGCCGTTCCGCAAGGCCACGGCGATCGAGACGGGTTACGCGATCGCCGTCGATCCGCTGGACCCGCCCCAACAGGCGGGGGCGCTGGGTCCGCTGATCGAGCGCCTGCTGGCGAAGGAGCCGGAGCTGCGGCCCTCGGCGGAGGAAACCGAACGGGCGCTGCGGCTGCCCGCGGCGGAGGCCGAGACGACATCGCTGTCGCCGCCGCCGCTCGACGCGACCATGAATCTGTCGACTCGACGGGAGCCCGGCGCGGCCACGGGCGGGACCACGAGCACCACATCCAACGCCTCGCCGAACCCGCCCACGACATCGACCCCGTATTCCCACACGGCCCACACACCGAGCACGCCGCACACACCGAGCGCGCCGAACGCCCAGCACACACCGAGCACTCCGCACCCGTCGGACCCACGGCTTCCGCACCACCCCCCGGGCACGGGGAACACCCCGCGCACCGGGAACACGCCGGGCACCGGGAACATCCCCGGGCAGCAGCACACCCCGCCCACGTCCACGCCGTTCACCGCGTCGACGCCGTCCATGACGACGCAGACACCGGCGTCCCCGCCCGCCCCCGCTCCGGTGCGCAAGAGCCGTAAGGCGGTGCGGACGGCCGTGGCGGCCTCCCTGGCGGTCGTGACCGTGGCGGGCGGCGTCTATCTGTTCGGCTTCGACCACGACAACGGCCAGAAGAACGGCGGAGGGCAGTCCTCCGCCACGGACAAGCCGTCGGCCCCCGCGAACAAGCCGTACACCCCGCCGTCCGGCTACCACATCGTCACCGAGAAGAAGTTCGGCTTCTCCCTCCCCATCCCCGACGGCTGGTCCCGCCAGGAGCAGTCCGACCCCGACGGCAACACGGTCGACCGCACCCAGGAGGTCCGCTATCTCGCCCCCAACGGGCTGGTCGGTCTGAGGATCAACGTCCTGGACTTCGCCTCCGGTGACCAGGTCCAGCACTTCGAGGACCTCGAGGTCGGGTTCAAGGACAAGAAGGCGTACCCGATCTACGAGCGGTTGCGGCTGCAGGAGACGAAGTACCAGGGCTTGCCCGCCGCCATCTGGGAGTTCAAGTTCCGCGGCGAGGTCCGGATGTACCGCGCGATCGACCTCGGCTTCGGCAAGGAGGGCGAGAAGGAGTACGCGATCTACCTGAGCGGCCCGGACGCGGACTGGGGCACCTACCGGCCGATCTTCGACGAGGTCCGGAACGGCTTCCGCATCCTCAGCTGA
- a CDS encoding chorismate mutase has protein sequence MSSSSTATESTETTGTADVIGTARERIDALDGQILDLVRERMAVSAAIQEARIASGGRRVQLSREMEILDRYRQRLGKPGTTLAMTLLELCRGRV, from the coding sequence ATGAGCAGCAGCAGTACGGCGACGGAGAGCACGGAGACGACGGGGACCGCCGATGTGATCGGCACCGCGCGGGAGCGGATCGACGCCCTCGACGGGCAGATCCTCGATCTCGTCCGGGAGCGGATGGCCGTCTCGGCCGCCATCCAGGAGGCGCGGATCGCGTCGGGCGGGCGGCGGGTGCAGCTCTCCCGCGAGATGGAGATCCTCGACCGCTACCGGCAACGGCTGGGCAAGCCCGGTACGACGCTCGCCATGACGCTGCTCGAGCTGTGCCGGGGCCGGGTCTGA
- a CDS encoding peptidase — protein sequence MKLRRALAAAAATAAIAPAALLAAPAAFAETPSESPSPSASETTPSPEDPSPTPTPTETTPTADPTPTTPAPPTSPTQAPTPADPSGTPTETATPTPGPTDEPGDECADDGDYNEDPELSTTLVGLPSKVVAGSGFHGFKFQVKNDSDRSYQRVDFGLFAGTVHESAPDGTGKYLTLQYKDPETGAWKAISTDENDAGSGYIGYTDVRPHETLTVDLRLSVAKSAPEGFGYAISVGVYADDEGNCVYSTGEYYEFDVLKAGSEPGKVPPADPKPQGGKKPLPQKPEGNTEISPQGSLAETGSSSALPMIALIGGVAMAAGGGAVFVVRRRRATV from the coding sequence ATGAAGCTACGCCGCGCCTTGGCGGCTGCCGCAGCGACGGCCGCCATAGCCCCCGCCGCGCTCCTGGCCGCCCCCGCCGCATTCGCGGAGACGCCGAGCGAGAGCCCGTCGCCGTCCGCCTCCGAGACGACGCCGTCTCCGGAGGACCCGTCGCCGACGCCGACGCCGACGGAGACCACTCCGACCGCCGATCCCACGCCGACCACCCCGGCGCCGCCCACGAGCCCCACGCAGGCTCCGACCCCCGCCGACCCCTCCGGCACCCCCACCGAGACCGCCACGCCGACCCCCGGGCCGACCGATGAGCCGGGTGACGAGTGCGCGGACGACGGGGACTACAACGAGGACCCGGAGCTCAGCACGACCCTGGTCGGCCTGCCGTCGAAGGTCGTGGCGGGCAGCGGCTTCCACGGCTTCAAGTTCCAGGTGAAGAACGACTCGGACCGCAGCTACCAGCGGGTCGACTTCGGGCTGTTCGCGGGCACGGTGCACGAGTCCGCCCCGGACGGGACGGGCAAGTACCTGACGTTGCAGTACAAGGACCCCGAGACCGGTGCCTGGAAGGCGATCTCCACCGACGAGAACGACGCGGGCTCCGGCTACATCGGCTACACCGATGTGCGTCCGCACGAGACCCTTACGGTCGACCTCCGGCTGAGCGTCGCCAAGAGCGCGCCCGAGGGCTTCGGCTACGCCATCAGCGTCGGCGTGTACGCGGACGACGAGGGCAACTGCGTCTACTCGACCGGTGAGTACTACGAGTTCGACGTGCTGAAGGCGGGTTCGGAACCGGGCAAGGTGCCGCCGGCCGACCCGAAGCCGCAGGGCGGGAAGAAGCCGCTGCCGCAGAAGCCGGAAGGCAACACGGAGATCAGCCCGCAGGGCAGCCTGGCCGAAACGGGTTCCTCCTCGGCGCTGCCGATGATCGCCCTGATCGGCGGTGTGGCGATGGCCGCGGGCGGAGGCGCGGTCTTCGTGGTCCGCCGCCGTCGCGCCACCGTCTGA
- a CDS encoding membrane protein encodes MSRVRPCCHHGGMTEAPTVADEAETASGSRLSQTPLRRSRDHKVISGVCGGLGRYCDLDPVIFRVVLSVLGVAGGLGLIVYGFCWLLIPFHGEDENEGRRLLSGRVEGPGLTAVLVALVGCGLFLSMLNNGGVMYFSFMLALAAAGAGYWSHHRRQAVSVGAVDQATAQAVADAPPETKAPPTRGGPAPSWWRDPIVKDGTTGPLGFASGSGAGSPRTGYLWGPDDGPYDKAEAKAERARRVRDRASIGGWAFLVAVAAAVVGARAGWSSQPLGTSLEIGFACALAVFGLALVISSRWGRAGGGTVFLALLTSVLLAGAAALPDSVTPDWARRTWAPTSVNSLRGGYELGGGVAELKLDRLPLKAGSTVSSRVEMGAGKLAVTVPRDARVKLDIEVGIGDIWLPGEKTNNVDIGPGRERRLTLGPAGGGKAGGTVSLKLELGLGTVEVKRS; translated from the coding sequence ATGTCGCGGGTACGGCCCTGTTGTCACCATGGAGGTATGACCGAAGCACCCACCGTGGCGGACGAGGCCGAGACCGCGTCCGGTTCCCGCCTGTCACAGACGCCGCTGCGGCGCAGTCGTGACCATAAGGTGATCTCGGGGGTGTGCGGGGGGCTCGGCCGCTACTGCGATCTGGACCCGGTGATCTTCCGGGTGGTGCTGTCGGTGCTGGGCGTAGCGGGCGGCCTCGGCCTGATCGTGTACGGCTTCTGCTGGCTGCTGATCCCGTTCCACGGCGAGGACGAGAACGAGGGGCGCAGGCTGCTCTCGGGGCGGGTCGAGGGCCCGGGGCTGACGGCGGTGCTGGTGGCGCTGGTGGGCTGTGGGCTGTTCCTGTCGATGCTCAACAACGGCGGCGTCATGTACTTCTCGTTCATGCTCGCCCTCGCGGCGGCCGGGGCGGGCTACTGGTCGCACCACCGCCGCCAGGCGGTGAGCGTGGGCGCGGTGGACCAGGCCACGGCCCAGGCGGTCGCCGACGCGCCGCCCGAGACCAAGGCCCCGCCCACGCGCGGCGGCCCCGCCCCGTCCTGGTGGCGCGACCCGATCGTCAAGGACGGTACGACCGGGCCGCTCGGGTTCGCCTCGGGGTCCGGCGCCGGGTCGCCGCGTACCGGCTATCTGTGGGGGCCGGACGACGGCCCGTACGACAAGGCGGAGGCGAAGGCGGAGCGGGCCCGCCGGGTGCGGGACCGGGCGTCGATCGGCGGCTGGGCCTTCCTGGTGGCGGTCGCCGCCGCCGTGGTGGGGGCGCGGGCGGGGTGGTCCTCGCAGCCGCTGGGCACCAGCCTCGAGATCGGGTTCGCCTGCGCGCTGGCCGTCTTCGGGCTGGCCCTCGTCATCAGCTCCCGCTGGGGCCGCGCCGGCGGCGGCACGGTGTTCCTCGCGCTCCTTACGAGCGTGCTGCTGGCGGGCGCGGCGGCCCTCCCCGATTCCGTCACCCCCGACTGGGCCCGCCGCACCTGGGCCCCGACCTCCGTGAACTCCCTGCGCGGCGGCTATGAGCTGGGCGGCGGCGTCGCCGAGTTGAAGCTGGACCGCCTGCCCCTGAAAGCGGGCAGCACCGTCTCCAGCCGGGTGGAGATGGGCGCGGGCAAGCTGGCCGTGACGGTCCCGCGCGACGCCCGGGTGAAGCTGGACATCGAGGTCGGGATCGGCGACATCTGGCTTCCGGGCGAGAAGACGAACAACGTCGACATCGGGCCGGGCCGGGAGCGCAGGCTCACCCTGGGCCCGGCGGGCGGCGGCAAGGCCGGGGGGACGGTCTCGCTGAAGCTGGAGCTGGGGCTGGGCACCGTGGAGGTGAAGCGATCATGA
- a CDS encoding GMP synthase has translation MCVGMASIMSPLESKVQTCGPAADGSTARHHRRKAAEVPSASPAAAPDTVLVVDFGAQYAQLIARRVREARVYSEIVPSTMPVAEMLAKNPKAIILSGGPSSVYAEGAPSLDAAIFEAGVPVFGMCYGFQLMARALGGTVDNTGAREYGRTALTVTKQGSTLFAGTPDEQQVWMSHGDACSQAPEGFTVTASTDVVPVAAFECDERKLYGVQHHPEVMHSTHGQQVLEHFLYRGAGLEPTWTTTNVVEESVAAIREQVGTKRAICGLSGGVDSAVAAALVQKAIGDQLTCVYVDHGLMRKGESEQVEKDFVAATGVQLKVVEAEERFLSALAGVSDPEEKRKIIGREFIRVFEQAQAELVAEAGAAGEDVEFLVQGTLYPDVVESGGGSGTANIKSHHNVGGLPDDIEFQLVEPLRRLFKDEVRMVGQELGLPDEIVHRQPFPGPGLGIRIVGEVNKERLDLLREADAIAREELTAAGLDRDIWQCPVVLLADVRSVGVQGDGRTYGHPIVLRPVSSEDAMTADWSRLPYDVLSRISTRITNEVDQINRVVLDITSKPPGTIEWE, from the coding sequence ATGTGCGTGGGCATGGCGTCGATTATGAGCCCGTTAGAATCGAAAGTCCAAACCTGCGGTCCCGCCGCAGACGGTTCCACCGCACGCCACCACCGCCGGAAGGCCGCCGAAGTGCCATCAGCCTCCCCTGCTGCCGCCCCCGACACCGTCCTGGTCGTCGACTTCGGCGCGCAGTACGCCCAGCTCATCGCCCGCAGGGTCCGTGAGGCCCGGGTCTACAGCGAGATCGTTCCGTCCACCATGCCGGTGGCCGAGATGCTCGCCAAGAACCCCAAGGCGATCATCCTCTCCGGCGGCCCCTCGTCGGTCTACGCCGAGGGCGCGCCCTCGCTCGATGCCGCGATCTTCGAGGCGGGCGTCCCGGTCTTCGGCATGTGCTACGGCTTCCAGCTGATGGCCAGGGCGCTCGGCGGCACCGTGGACAACACGGGGGCGCGGGAGTACGGCCGTACGGCGCTCACCGTCACCAAGCAGGGCTCGACGCTCTTCGCGGGCACCCCCGACGAGCAGCAGGTGTGGATGTCGCACGGCGACGCCTGCTCCCAGGCCCCCGAGGGCTTCACCGTCACCGCGTCCACCGATGTGGTCCCGGTCGCGGCCTTCGAATGCGATGAGCGCAAGCTGTACGGCGTACAGCACCACCCCGAGGTGATGCACTCCACCCACGGCCAGCAGGTGCTGGAGCACTTCCTCTACCGGGGCGCCGGCCTGGAGCCCACCTGGACCACCACCAATGTGGTCGAGGAGTCCGTGGCCGCGATCCGCGAGCAGGTCGGCACCAAGCGCGCGATCTGCGGACTGTCCGGCGGAGTGGACTCCGCCGTGGCAGCCGCCCTCGTCCAGAAGGCCATCGGCGACCAGCTGACCTGTGTGTACGTGGACCACGGCCTGATGCGCAAGGGCGAGTCCGAGCAGGTCGAGAAGGACTTCGTGGCGGCCACCGGGGTGCAGCTCAAGGTCGTCGAGGCCGAGGAGCGGTTCCTGTCCGCGCTCGCCGGGGTGTCCGACCCCGAGGAGAAGCGGAAGATCATCGGCCGGGAGTTCATCCGGGTCTTCGAGCAGGCCCAGGCCGAGCTGGTGGCCGAGGCGGGCGCGGCCGGGGAGGACGTGGAGTTCCTGGTCCAGGGCACCCTCTACCCCGACGTCGTGGAGTCCGGCGGCGGCTCCGGCACCGCCAACATCAAGTCCCACCACAATGTGGGCGGGCTGCCCGACGACATCGAGTTCCAGCTGGTCGAGCCGCTGCGCCGGCTGTTCAAGGACGAGGTGCGGATGGTCGGCCAGGAGCTCGGCCTCCCGGACGAGATCGTCCACCGCCAGCCCTTCCCGGGCCCGGGCCTGGGCATCCGCATCGTCGGTGAGGTCAACAAGGAGCGCCTGGACCTGCTGCGCGAGGCCGACGCCATCGCCCGCGAGGAGCTGACCGCCGCCGGCCTGGACCGCGACATCTGGCAGTGCCCGGTGGTCCTGCTCGCCGACGTCCGCTCGGTCGGCGTCCAGGGCGACGGCCGCACCTACGGCCACCCGATCGTGCTGCGCCCGGTCTCCTCGGAGGACGCGATGACGGCCGACTGGTCGCGGCTGCCGTACGACGTGCTGTCGCGGATCTCGACCCGCATCACGAACGAGGTCGACCAGATCAACCGGGTGGTGCTGGACATCACCAGCAAGCCGCCCGGCACCATCGAATGGGAGTGA
- a CDS encoding histidine kinase yields the protein MPTVGRTCDDRAMTAAVPPTTPEPPPRKLYRSAEGRLLGGVARGLAGHLGLPVLWVRIVFVALFMAEGFGALVYALFWFIVPLGVGGVETMATRPLTTVGPDGRRRILARRPERGQIIALVALCVGMGIFIQGFHLGRANTYIWPLLLIGAGVALFWRQADNARRAQWVELSRSKRVLPLARGATGVVLVAAGVSGIVVLQGSAKHLGAVLQAALAVLVGIALLVGPYVVRMTQDLSEERLMRIRAQERAEVAAHVHDSVLHTLTLIQRNAEEPREVARLARAQERELRAWLYRPEGTGKDEAEEPDTLAEAVKKTAAEVEDHHGVPIEVVVVGDCPLDEKLSAQIQAAREAMVNAAKYGGDGGAVQVFAEVEGATVFISVRDRGPGFDVDAVPEDRMGVRESIIGRMQRNGGTARLRSAPDGGTEVELEMERAATT from the coding sequence ATGCCCACTGTCGGCCGGACGTGTGACGATCGAGCCATGACCGCCGCCGTGCCCCCTACGACCCCCGAGCCACCCCCGCGCAAGCTCTACCGCAGTGCCGAAGGCCGCCTCCTCGGCGGTGTGGCGCGAGGGCTCGCGGGGCATCTCGGGCTTCCGGTCCTGTGGGTGCGGATCGTCTTCGTCGCGTTGTTCATGGCGGAGGGGTTCGGCGCGCTCGTCTACGCGCTCTTCTGGTTCATCGTCCCGCTCGGCGTCGGCGGCGTGGAGACGATGGCCACCCGCCCGCTCACCACGGTGGGCCCCGACGGCCGCCGCCGGATCCTGGCCCGCAGGCCGGAGCGGGGCCAGATCATCGCGCTGGTCGCCCTCTGCGTCGGCATGGGCATCTTCATCCAGGGCTTCCACCTCGGCCGCGCCAACACCTACATCTGGCCGCTCCTCCTCATCGGCGCGGGCGTCGCCCTCTTCTGGCGCCAGGCGGACAACGCGCGCCGCGCCCAGTGGGTCGAGCTCAGCCGCAGCAAGCGGGTCCTGCCGCTGGCCCGTGGCGCCACGGGGGTCGTGCTGGTGGCGGCCGGGGTGTCCGGGATCGTCGTCCTGCAGGGTTCGGCCAAGCACCTGGGGGCCGTGCTGCAGGCGGCCCTGGCCGTTCTCGTCGGCATCGCGCTGCTGGTGGGCCCGTATGTGGTGCGGATGACGCAGGACCTCTCGGAGGAACGGCTGATGCGCATCCGCGCGCAGGAGCGGGCGGAGGTGGCGGCCCACGTCCATGACTCCGTGCTGCACACCCTGACCCTGATCCAGCGGAACGCGGAGGAGCCTCGCGAGGTGGCCCGGCTCGCCCGCGCCCAGGAGCGGGAGCTGCGCGCGTGGCTCTACCGGCCGGAGGGCACGGGCAAGGACGAGGCCGAGGAGCCGGACACCCTCGCGGAGGCGGTGAAGAAGACGGCGGCGGAGGTCGAGGACCACCACGGCGTCCCGATCGAGGTGGTGGTGGTCGGCGACTGCCCGCTGGACGAGAAACTGAGCGCACAGATACAGGCGGCGCGCGAGGCGATGGTCAACGCGGCCAAGTACGGTGGCGACGGCGGGGCCGTCCAGGTCTTCGCCGAGGTCGAGGGGGCGACGGTGTTCATCTCCGTACGCGACCGCGGCCCCGGCTTCGACGTGGACGCGGTGCCGGAGGACCGGATGGGCGTACGCGAGTCGATCATCGGCCGGATGCAGCGGAACGGCGGCACGGCCCGGCTGAGATCAGCGCCGGACGGGGGCACGGAAGTGGAGCTGGAGATGGAGAGGGCGGCGACGACATGA
- a CDS encoding membrane protein: protein MRHADRMAGSGTAGSGGSVHGVSSVNGIGGQQPVGVRATAARYALLPLRIFLGVTFVYAGIDKLTDSAFLSDSGTGSIGELMRQVRDTSALPWMVDQALKDPTAFGYVMAYGELAVGLGILAGLLSRLAAFGGALISLSLWLTVSWQSDPYYYGNDLAYLMAWLPLVLAGAPYLSLDVVISKRRRRQGSQLFT, encoded by the coding sequence ATGAGACACGCGGATCGTATGGCCGGTTCGGGCACGGCGGGCAGCGGCGGCAGCGTGCACGGCGTGAGCAGCGTGAACGGCATAGGCGGGCAGCAGCCCGTGGGAGTTCGGGCCACGGCCGCCCGTTACGCGCTGCTGCCGCTGCGGATCTTCCTCGGCGTCACCTTCGTCTACGCCGGGATCGACAAACTCACCGACTCGGCCTTCCTGTCCGACTCGGGCACCGGCTCGATCGGCGAGCTGATGCGTCAGGTGCGGGACACCTCGGCCCTGCCGTGGATGGTCGACCAGGCGCTCAAGGACCCCACCGCCTTCGGCTACGTCATGGCCTACGGCGAACTGGCCGTCGGCCTCGGCATCCTGGCGGGCCTCCTCTCCCGCCTTGCCGCCTTCGGCGGCGCGCTGATCTCGCTGAGCCTGTGGCTCACGGTCAGCTGGCAGTCGGACCCCTACTACTACGGCAACGACCTGGCCTATCTGATGGCGTGGCTCCCGCTGGTGCTGGCGGGGGCGCCGTATCTCTCCCTGGACGTCGTCATCTCCAAGCGCCGGCGCAGGCAGGGCTCGCAGCTTTTCACGTAG
- a CDS encoding membrane protein, whose protein sequence is MAVETAENATTAEGQHPHGHPHGHTGCECPQGARDGHRRAVAAFVAMRERFAAGEGLPAALVHSAGASRQWVSDELSQAARSVADSGRAENSAWRHRVWRRTVFVVWGAVGVLLIGQLATAIGTGWSVARTAGLTAAVVTAALLTLTARLHRADGGPLAPLVGEDNRLSTSRAVAAAWLLIAVFAVLVLGVELAVAPGDRQRLTDGLALDHAAGLLTVAALTCVTAVLARLVVAARVRAQRLQKVRAVRPRAADLLTDDAGRGSFADVQYIVVHTAALAFTAVRLGREPWRLPDVPWGLALLAVVSVVMYLTGKYAEGGRPTVLSVVRVRPEEGAIDRDAPIRTGDDIEIRGSGFVPPGAQGPDRLAKLVVRIGTVHVHVPLVPVAGGFSSPTDTALTVPVPVDVEPGRVDVQVVTASGAETNPYPIDVMD, encoded by the coding sequence GTGGCGGTGGAGACGGCGGAGAACGCCACGACGGCAGAAGGACAGCACCCCCATGGGCATCCCCATGGCCACACGGGCTGTGAATGCCCTCAGGGGGCCCGTGACGGCCATCGGCGGGCCGTGGCCGCGTTCGTGGCCATGCGGGAGCGTTTCGCGGCGGGAGAGGGCCTTCCAGCGGCTCTCGTCCACTCGGCGGGGGCGTCCCGGCAGTGGGTCTCGGACGAGCTGTCCCAGGCGGCCCGTTCGGTCGCCGACAGCGGCCGGGCCGAGAACTCGGCATGGCGGCACCGGGTGTGGCGGCGCACCGTGTTCGTGGTGTGGGGCGCGGTCGGGGTGCTGCTGATCGGCCAGTTGGCCACGGCGATCGGCACGGGCTGGTCGGTCGCGCGGACGGCCGGGCTCACCGCCGCCGTGGTCACCGCCGCGCTGCTGACCCTCACCGCCCGGCTGCACCGCGCGGACGGCGGCCCGCTCGCCCCGCTCGTCGGCGAGGACAACCGCCTCTCCACCTCCCGCGCCGTCGCCGCCGCCTGGCTGCTGATCGCGGTCTTCGCGGTGCTGGTGCTCGGCGTCGAGCTGGCCGTGGCCCCCGGCGACCGGCAGCGGCTGACCGACGGGCTGGCCCTGGACCATGCCGCCGGGCTCCTTACGGTCGCCGCGTTGACGTGTGTGACCGCGGTGCTGGCACGGCTCGTCGTGGCGGCCCGGGTGCGGGCGCAGCGGCTGCAGAAGGTGCGGGCCGTGCGCCCGCGCGCCGCCGATCTGCTGACCGACGACGCGGGCCGCGGCAGCTTCGCCGATGTGCAGTACATCGTCGTCCACACCGCGGCCCTCGCCTTCACCGCCGTCCGCCTCGGCCGCGAGCCGTGGCGGCTGCCCGATGTGCCGTGGGGCCTGGCGCTGCTGGCGGTCGTATCGGTGGTGATGTACCTGACCGGGAAGTACGCGGAGGGCGGCCGGCCGACCGTGCTGTCCGTCGTACGGGTCCGCCCCGAGGAGGGCGCCATCGACCGGGACGCCCCGATCCGCACCGGCGACGACATCGAGATCCGCGGCAGCGGCTTCGTCCCGCCGGGCGCCCAGGGCCCGGACCGGCTGGCCAAGTTGGTCGTCCGCATCGGCACGGTGCACGTCCATGTGCCGCTGGTCCCGGTCGCCGGAGGCTTCAGCAGCCCGACGGACACCGCGCTCACGGTGCCGGTCCCGGTGGACGTGGAGCCGGGCCGGGTCGATGTACAGGTCGTGACGGCCTCGGGCGCGGAGACCAACCCCTATCCCATCGATGTTATGGACTGA